Below is a window of Myxococcales bacterium DNA.
CGACTACCTGCACTGCTTCTGCGGACACGGATAGTTGCATCGACAAGTACCCCAACACGGCTTGCCTGGTCGCCGAGGTGTGCGGCGCGAATTGCGGCAACGGCCTCTCGTGCCCGCCCGGCGCGTACTGCAACACGAGCTACGAGGTGTGCGTGAACGCTTCAAACTCGTGCCCGACCGCCTTCGACGACTACTGCGATGAGCCGGACCCGTGCGCGACCGGAACCGATTCCTACGACTGCGAGGGGATCTGACATGCATCGCGCGCAGACTCGCGCACACTGTCGTATGGATGTCGGATCTTGTCGGTTGACGCCTGGACAGCGTGAGCGAGTCGCACGTGCTGGCTGGCGCTCCGTGCAGCAATGTCTGACACTCTGCTCGTAGGTCGGGAGGCAAGATCGTGAGTCGTCTGTTCGTTCGGCTCTGCTGGGCAATGATGTGCGTCGCCGGCGGTGCTACCGGGTGTGGCTCGGATGAATCCGGCGCCGAACCACAGGCGTGCGTTCCGAACGCGAGCGTTGGGTGTACCGGCCCCGGAAACTGCAGCGGCTACCAGGTCTGCAAGGCGGACGGCAGCGGCTACACCACCTGCGAGTGCGGCGGGGCGGGCGGTGCCGCTGGCAGCGCAGGCGCCTCGGGAACTGCGGGGAGTGGCGGAACCGGTGGTGCCCCCGACGGTGGCGGAAGCGGCGGCACTTCCGACGACAGTGGCGGGATGGGCGGTGGAGGAACGGGCGGTGGTGATGCAGGGATCGGTGGAGCAGGGACTGGCGGGGCCGGCGCAACCGCCGGGGTCTGCGCCGCGACGTGCCAGAAGAGTGTGGCGGCCAAGTGCCCGAACGACCCGCTGTATTCTGTTTGCTACTCGAAGTGCGTGAAGAACTTCCCTGGATACCAGGCGGTCTGCGGCGGCCAGACATCGGCGTGGTACACGTGCTTCGAAACCACTGGAACGGCGGCGTGCAACACACTTGGGTACTGGAAGCTCGGAGGCTGCTTCGACGAGTTTGTGGCCTTCGGAAGTTGCACCGCGTGCGTAACGAGCCCCGGTGACAGTACCTGCGAGGCGTGCACGCGAAAGCAGTGCTGCCAGGAGATGCAACAGGTCTATGCGACCTCCCAGTACGCGTCCTACCTGAGCTGCCTGTCCGGGTGTACTTCCGAGAGCTGTGAGGCCGCCTGCTACTCCAGTCATCAAGCGCTCGGTCAGGCCCTCACGAAGTTCGTCCAGTGCCGCTCCACGAAGTGCGGGTGCTGAGCGGCCTCGTCAAATCCGTGACACCACGATTCGTACGCGCAGGAATCGAAATGACTCGCGTCAACTTGGGGAAGAGCAGACCTGGCCGAGAGGACAGTGCTCAGGTAGCGTTCCTGCGGATGCGGCTCGGGCACGGGCGTGGCGGTTCCACGTTCAGCATCGAGCCGGGAGGGCCATGAAGTCAGAGTGGGGCAGAGGCCGGGGACTCGAGCGCGTCGGTTTCCGCGTGGGCCTTCCGTTGCGCATGGCAGGAGTGAGGCGGGCGGCCAAGGCCTTCCTGATCGCGAATCTGCTGGCCGTGGCGATTCTGGGGGTCGGCTGCGGCTCGGAGGAGCCGGCCGCGGATCAGAAGGCGTGTACACCCGGGCTATCTCAAGCCTGCGTCGGCCCCGGTGCCTGCAAGGGGGGCCAGGCCTGCAAGCTCGACGGAAGCGGCTACGGTCCCTGCGACTGCGGTGTGGGTGTCGGTGGAAGCGGAGGCACTGGAGGATTGCCCGACGGCTCTGCCGGCTCCACGAGCGTCTGCCCGACGGGCCTGCCGGGGCCGCCGCTCGTGGAAGTGAAGTCGCCGACCGGCGTCGCATACTGCATCGACGCGACGGAGGTGTCGTTCGCGCAGTACGACGAGTTCCTTTCCGCAAAGGTCGATCCGAAGACGCAGGAGGGGCGGTGCCTGCAGATGAATGTATTTGGGTCAGCGGAGTCACTGTCGTGCCGGCAGGCGATGCAGAACACTTCTCCGTCGGCTCCCGTAGGCTGTGTGAATTGGTGCGACGCGGTTGGGTATTGCAGGTGGGCGGGGAAGCGGCTTTGCGGAAAGATCGGGGGAGGCGCAGCGGGTATCGCAAAGCCGGACGATGCAAACGACAGCCAGTGGTTCAATGCGTGCAGCGCGGGGGGAACCCGGGCATACGCGTACGGCGACGCAGGCTTGTCTGACTGCTGGGGAAAGTACCCGCGGGCTAGCGTTGGGACACAGGCAGCCTGCAGTGGCCCGTACCCGGGGCTCTTCGACCTGGGCGGCAACGCCGAGGAGTGGGAGGACTCGTGCATCAGCGTGACGCAAGGCGATGGGTGCCGGGTGCGAACAGGCGATCCGTGCGCGAGTTCGAAGAACTCCTCCTGGTACTACGTCTTCGAAACGAAGGGGTTCAGGTGCTGCCATGACGGGAAGTGAAAGGCTCCCATGGGCGCGCCGTCGGTCCGGCCGGTTCCCTGACCTGGTGGCCGCATTTGTCGCGCGCGACGACGTGGCCGAGCTCACGTCGT
It encodes the following:
- a CDS encoding SUMF1/EgtB/PvdO family nonheme iron enzyme, whose amino-acid sequence is MAGVRRAAKAFLIANLLAVAILGVGCGSEEPAADQKACTPGLSQACVGPGACKGGQACKLDGSGYGPCDCGVGVGGSGGTGGLPDGSAGSTSVCPTGLPGPPLVEVKSPTGVAYCIDATEVSFAQYDEFLSAKVDPKTQEGRCLQMNVFGSAESLSCRQAMQNTSPSAPVGCVNWCDAVGYCRWAGKRLCGKIGGGAAGIAKPDDANDSQWFNACSAGGTRAYAYGDAGLSDCWGKYPRASVGTQAACSGPYPGLFDLGGNAEEWEDSCISVTQGDGCRVRTGDPCASSKNSSWYYVFETKGFRCCHDGK